The sequence GGCCTGCGTGTTGCTGAACGGTCCCTTGGCCGCGCCGCGGGGCATCTGGCGCGCGCTGGGATACGCGCAATGGGCGTGCGCGCCGTTCTTCGCCGGGATGTGCTTCTTCTCGAACTTCCGGCGCGTCGTTCCCGGCGCCAACGACAACCTGACGGGCGTGTTCGCCGCCGTGTCCGTCCTGAAGTACCTGCACGAGACGAACACACGCTTCGAGCATACGGAGGTGTCGTGCGTCATCACCGGCTCGGAAGAGGCGGGCCTGCGCGGCGCAAAAGCCTACGCGCGTGCGCACGGCGAGGAACTGCGCGGCGGCGAAAACGCCTTTCTCGCCCTTGAGACGTTTCGTGACCTGAAGCACATGGCCGTGTATCGGCGCGACATGAGCGGCGTGGTGCGCAATGATGCGCGCGTGTGCGCGCTGTTGCAGCGCGCGGGGCGCGAGTGCGGGCTGGACCTGCCGCTCGCGACGATCTACCTCGGTTCGTCGGACGCCGCGGCCGTGTCGCAGGCGGGCGTTCCCGCCGCCGCGCTCGCGGCCATGGACCCGGCGCCGCCCCGGTATTACCACACGCGCCTGGATGACGCGGACAACCTGGACCGCGAATGCATCGCGCAGGCCGTGCGCGTTTCCGTCGCCGCGGTCGAGCAGTTCGACCGCGAAGGACTGCAGCAGGCGCGGTGACAGGCGGGGCCTTCCGCAATCACGGGGCCCGGAAGGCCGCGCGCAGCGCCTCGATATTCTTCGCGTCGCCGGTGGCCCCGGCGACGGGCAATGCCGTTTCCAGGCCGGGCTTGATGAATCCGTATAGGCCGGCATCCGCAAAACGCGGGTCCTGAAGGAAAGCCGCGGCGTCGTGTTTGCCGCCCCAGCCGCTCAGGCACTGGATCAGCCGGGTGTGCGCGCCCG is a genomic window of Candidatus Hydrogenedentota bacterium containing:
- a CDS encoding M20/M25/M40 family metallo-hydrolase; protein product: MLDNAVLDRCAAFSMDGIRHVIESFGPREPGGEGETRAQAHFAGLLKPWADEIRTEPFAVRPPALMGFMPVAGALFFAAILAYWLFPALALLFTAGALLVVVLQFVLYRQFLDPLFPARVSHNVVATRRAAGERKRRIIVSGHADAAYEWTFSYYGGVGLLKLAIVSMLLAGVFKVGLDVACVLLNGPLAAPRGIWRALGYAQWACAPFFAGMCFFSNFRRVVPGANDNLTGVFAAVSVLKYLHETNTRFEHTEVSCVITGSEEAGLRGAKAYARAHGEELRGGENAFLALETFRDLKHMAVYRRDMSGVVRNDARVCALLQRAGRECGLDLPLATIYLGSSDAAAVSQAGVPAAALAAMDPAPPRYYHTRLDDADNLDRECIAQAVRVSVAAVEQFDREGLQQAR